The following are encoded together in the Tribolium castaneum strain GA2 chromosome 3, icTriCast1.1, whole genome shotgun sequence genome:
- the LOC661690 gene encoding nuclear pore glycoprotein p62 isoform X2, producing the protein MSFNFGAPKTATGFTLPTTSTIATATSTTTPQFSLGTSASTTTTAATSFTPILSTGTSLSSGFSLASSAATSAPLKLTTTLTPSSTTTTSASGLGLGGLTATTQAPAVTTTTAASLPTSGTLTYAQLEDCINKWTIDLEEQGKFFINQTKQLNAWDNLLVSNTDKILALNETIERVKQQQKQLDQELDFVLAQDNELDELSLPLEKQLTDIPVTDQNRFQTYQLSEIIDSQLKQMSEDLKEIVEHLNESNKNEDITDPVIQVSRILNAHMNSLQWIDRNSSQICSHLEQITQLHETYKKNVFIKISSIQ; encoded by the exons atgtCTTTCAATTTCGGTGCCCCTAAAACGGCTACAGGTTTCACATTACCTACCACTAGCACAATTGCCA CTGCGACTTCGACGACTACGCCGCAGTTCAGTCTAGGGACAAGTGCTTCAACCACTACCACCGCTGCCACTTCGTTTACTCCTATTTTGTCCACAGGGACATCCCTATCTtcag gtttttcgTTGGCAAGCAGCGCTGCAACTTCCGCACCTTTGAAACTAACCACAACCCTAACCCCTTCAagcacaacaacaacatcagCCTCTGGTTTAGGCCTAGGGGGGCTTACAGCTACTACACA AGCGCCAGCTGTGACCACCACAACAGCAGCAAGTCTGCCAACTTCTGGTACCTTAACCTATGCTCAGCTAGAGGACTGTATCAACAAATGGACTATAGACTTGGAAGAACAAGGAAAATTCTTCATTAATCAAACAAAACAGCTGAACGCTTGGGATAACCTGTTGGTTTCAAACACTGATAAAATATTGGCCTTGAATGAAACAATTGAGCGTGTGAAACAGCAGCAGAAACAACTAGACCAAGAGCTTGATTTCGTATTAGCTCAAGATAATGAATTAGATGAGTTGAGTCTTCCTCTAGAGAAACAATTAACTGATATTCCAGTCACGGATCAGAATAGATTCCAAAc GTATCAATTGTCTGAAATAATTGACTCCCAATTGAAGCAAATGTCCGAGGATTTGAAAGAAATTGTGGAACATTTGAACGAGtctaacaaaaatgaagatatTACTGATCCG GTCATTCAAGTCAGTCGCATTCTAAATGCCCACATGAATTCGCTCCAGTGGATTGATAGAAACTCGTCTCAGATTTGCTCTCATTTGGAACAGATTACACAGTTACATGAGACTTACAagaaaaacgtttttattaaaatttcctctATACAATAA
- the LOC661690 gene encoding nuclear pore glycoprotein p62 isoform X1 has translation MSFNFGAPKTATGFTLPTTSTIATTTATGGAGDTKQQTPNKPLTNLFGTPTTSTGFFLGTTPKTTASVSFGLTTTSATSTPSFTITPATSTTTPQFSLGTSASTTTTAATSFTPILSTGTSLSSGFSLASSAATSAPLKLTTTLTPSSTTTTSASGLGLGGLTATTQAPAVTTTTAASLPTSGTLTYAQLEDCINKWTIDLEEQGKFFINQTKQLNAWDNLLVSNTDKILALNETIERVKQQQKQLDQELDFVLAQDNELDELSLPLEKQLTDIPVTDQNRFQTYQLSEIIDSQLKQMSEDLKEIVEHLNESNKNEDITDPVIQVSRILNAHMNSLQWIDRNSSQICSHLEQITQLHETYKKNVFIKISSIQ, from the exons atgtCTTTCAATTTCGGTGCCCCTAAAACGGCTACAGGTTTCACATTACCTACCACTAGCACAATTGCCA CCACCACAGCTACGGGCGGTGCAGGCGATACCAAACAGCAAACCCCTAACAAACCACTAACAAATCTATTCGGTACTCCTACGACCAGTACCGGGTTTTTCCTGGGTACAACCCCCAAAACAACAGCGTCAGTAAGTTTCGGCTTAACAACAACAAGCGCAACCTCAACTCCCAGCTTTACAATAACTC CTGCGACTTCGACGACTACGCCGCAGTTCAGTCTAGGGACAAGTGCTTCAACCACTACCACCGCTGCCACTTCGTTTACTCCTATTTTGTCCACAGGGACATCCCTATCTtcag gtttttcgTTGGCAAGCAGCGCTGCAACTTCCGCACCTTTGAAACTAACCACAACCCTAACCCCTTCAagcacaacaacaacatcagCCTCTGGTTTAGGCCTAGGGGGGCTTACAGCTACTACACA AGCGCCAGCTGTGACCACCACAACAGCAGCAAGTCTGCCAACTTCTGGTACCTTAACCTATGCTCAGCTAGAGGACTGTATCAACAAATGGACTATAGACTTGGAAGAACAAGGAAAATTCTTCATTAATCAAACAAAACAGCTGAACGCTTGGGATAACCTGTTGGTTTCAAACACTGATAAAATATTGGCCTTGAATGAAACAATTGAGCGTGTGAAACAGCAGCAGAAACAACTAGACCAAGAGCTTGATTTCGTATTAGCTCAAGATAATGAATTAGATGAGTTGAGTCTTCCTCTAGAGAAACAATTAACTGATATTCCAGTCACGGATCAGAATAGATTCCAAAc GTATCAATTGTCTGAAATAATTGACTCCCAATTGAAGCAAATGTCCGAGGATTTGAAAGAAATTGTGGAACATTTGAACGAGtctaacaaaaatgaagatatTACTGATCCG GTCATTCAAGTCAGTCGCATTCTAAATGCCCACATGAATTCGCTCCAGTGGATTGATAGAAACTCGTCTCAGATTTGCTCTCATTTGGAACAGATTACACAGTTACATGAGACTTACAagaaaaacgtttttattaaaatttcctctATACAATAA